The Cloeon dipterum chromosome X, ieCloDipt1.1, whole genome shotgun sequence genome includes a window with the following:
- the LOC135945326 gene encoding PHD finger protein 7-like has protein sequence MSAQRGRSLSSFSTTSPNRQVAPFANCHVVLQRLDEKTVNEIKNRKYCKLCNRSPSDQMLYGKMHTLNKLNVHYYCLLFACHLAQKGADTQGIFGFLEADIRKEIRRASKEKCSYCHEGGATIVCVQRLCKKVFHFPCGVENGSQHNFYNKFQSFCKQHRPFVRIPAIYAIDMEPVFCSICMEEAKKDLKCMKTLWAPCCKKNSWFHRPCVQRYALSSGYFFKCPRCNDKDDFCKAMLRYGVYVPEKDASWETEGNQFGALYERYSHCDADMCLCPQGRDEDNHSPWKIVLCGACGSQGIHVGCTQFKSPLRRWYCKGCKPIVAASSNGACSSVHLNSIAHNSNLPGPSSLTHNPSPPAPQEEAASDAERRQAALPTSRPQGYSQYSTEPIEIMESDEEVDVEILDESINILEVTSAGQAVSPARRPSISYPRRKHQFAIIVDEESEAMDDTDLEICDDVMIIS, from the exons ATGAGTGCACAACGGGGCAGAAGTTTATCTAGCTTTTCTACCACATCACCCAACCGTCAAGTTGCACCATTTGCCAATTGCCACGTTGTCCTGCAGAGGTTGGATGAAAAGACAGTGAATGAAATCAAGAACAGGAAATATTGCAAGCTCTGCAATCGTAGTCCAAGTGACCAAATGCTCTATGGCAAGATGCacactttgaataaattaaatgtccATTATTACTGCTTG ctGTTTGCGTGTCACTTGGCCCAGAAAGGCGCCGACACCCAGGGTATTTTTGGATTCTTGGAGGCGGATATCAGGAAAGAGATCAGAAGAGCCTCTAAAGAG aAATGTAGCTACTGCCATGAAGGAGGCGCAACAATCGTCTGTGTCCAGAGATTGTGTAAAAAGGTGTTCCATTTTCCCTGTGGCGTGGAAAATGGATCTCAGCACAACTTTTACAACAAATTCCA ATCGTTCTGCAAGCAACATCGGCCTTTCGTAAGAATCCCTGCCATATATGCAATTGACATGGAGCCAGTGTTCTGTTCCATTTGCATGGAGGAGGCAAAAAAAGATTTGAAATGCATGAAAACCCTGTGGGCACCTTGCTGCAAGAAGAACTCTTGGTTCCACAGACCTTGTGTTCAA AGATATGCCTTGAGCTCCGGATACTTCTTCAAATGTCCTAGATGCAATGACAAGGATGATTTCTGCAAAGCCATGCTCCGCTATGGAGTGTATGTTCCTGAAAA GGATGCTTCATGGGAAACCGAGGGAAACCAATTTGGTGCCCTGTATGAGAGGTACAGCCATTGTGACGCAGACATGTGCCTCTGTCCGCAAGGACGAGACGAAGACAATCACAG CCCATGGAAAATTGTTCTATGTGGTGCGTGTGGTTCGCAAGGCATCCACGTCGGCTGCACTCAGTTTAAATCACCACTACGCAGATGGTATTGCAAGGGATGCAAACCAATCGTtgcag CTTCCTCGAATGGTGCATGCTCCAGTGTCCATCTTAATTCCATTGCCCACAATTCAAATCTCCCTGGTCCATCATCCCTAACCCATAATCCCTCACCACCAGCACCTCAGGAGGAGGCTGCATCTGATGCCGAAAG AAGACAAGCAGCTCTCCCCACCAGTCGCCCACAAGGTTATTCCCAATATTCTACCGAACCGATAGAAATCATGGAATCGGACGAAGAGGTAGACGTCGAAATTCTAGACGAGTCAATAAACATCCTGGAGGTAACATCAGCAGGTCAGGCAGTGAGCCCAGCACGTCGTCCAAGCATTTCTTACCCTAGACGAAAg CATCAATTCGCGATCATTGTTGATGAGGAGTCTGAAGCAATGGATGATACTGATCTAGAAATATGTGATGACGTCATGATAATTTCTTGA
- the ND-18 gene encoding NADH dehydrogenase [ubiquinone] iron-sulfur protein 4, mitochondrial, translating to MASNLVLISRQLRQKLSNCGTLSIARNNLIRAGFASDVSNLKDTQKDAKELLASPEEQAHRKQMEGYITVDAKVDISPVTGVPEEHIKNRRVRIFVPAKNSMQSGTDNIKAWQMEFETRERWENPLMGWASTGDPLSNMKIQFKDKEDAIDYCEKNGWKWYVQEANTKTPKPRSYGMNFHWSKRSRVSTK from the exons ATGGCTTCGAATCTGGTTCTAATATCCCGTCAACTGCGGCAAAAATTATCGAATTGTGGCACTCTATCAATTGCTAG AAACAACCTCATCCGTGCTGGTTTTGCAAGCGATGTTTCCAATCTGAAGGACACTCAGAAAGATGCCAAAGAACTCTTGGCTAGCCCTGAAGAGCAGGCGCACCGAAAGCAGATGGAAGGCTACATCACAGTCGATGCCAAG GTCGACATCTCACCAGTAACCGGTGTGCCGGAGGAACACATCAAAAACCGAAGAGTGCGGATCTTCGTGCCGGCGAAAAATTCAATGCAATCTGGCACTGACAACATTAAAGCCTGGCAAATGGAGTTTGAGACCCGTGAAAGATGGGAAAACCCTCTCATGGGCTGGGCCTCCAC TGGTGATCCTCTCTCCAACATGAAGATTCAGTTTAAGGACAAAGAAGATGCGATCGACTACTGTGAAAAGAATGGCTGGAAATGGTATGTTCAAGAGGCAAATACCAAAACTCCTAAGCCGAGGTCATACGGAATGAATTTCCACTGGAGCAAGAGGTCCCGTGTTTCCACCAAGTAG
- the LOC135945335 gene encoding thioredoxin-related transmembrane protein 2 homolog translates to MAFTKDLKRLVLPYYWVNLILTFSYMIGKKIVPICDRLFPDKVECGELDMRESEILFFLLIVVVVRARKTGSMSMVSYLSSSFIYTKGANLILWFYADTKLGIGYGVLFILVGLIFPEPVYKGPENVTYFRGSDMEEEIKREKKIVWVVTFYTAWNPSCVNFAPIFAEISNQYGLENLRFAKVDVGRFPEVARRFRIDDSSLSRQLPTVLLFKDGKEHIRRPDIDATNKLHKFYFSEDNVKAAFDLNNIYNECKNNPLKSPKKSKKDSSEEHIKSE, encoded by the exons ATGGCATTCACCAAAGACCTGAAGCGTCTGGTGCTTCCCTACTATTGGGTCAACCTGATTCTCACATTTTCTTACATGATTGGCAAGAAAATCGTCCCTATTTGCGATCGCCTCTTCCCTGACAAAGTCGAATGTGGGGAGCTTGACATG AGAGAAAGTGAGATATTGTTCTTTTTACTTATCGTTGTTGTGGTGAGAGCAAGAAAGACGGGCAGCATGTCCATGGTCAGCTACCTTTCCTCAAGCTTCATTTACACGAAGGGGGCGAACCTTATTTTATGGTTCTATGCCGACACCAAGTTGGGGATAGGCTATGGAGTGCTATTTATTT tgGTTGGCTTGATATTCCCTGAGCCGGTTTACAAAGGCCCAGAAAATGTCACCTACTTTAGGGGCAGTGACATGGAGGAGGAGATCAAGAGGGAGAAGAAAATCGTCTGGGTGGTTACTTTCTACACTGCGTGGAACCCCAGTTGTGTCAACTTTGCTCCCATCTTTGCTGAGATCTCCAACCAGTATGGTCTTGAAAATTTGAGGTTTGCTAAGGTGGAcgttggtcgattccctgaagTGGCCCGACGCTTCAGAATCGATGACTCTTCCCTCAGTAGACAGCTGCCTACCGTTCTTCTTTTCAAGGACGGCAAAGAGCACATCAGGCGGCCCGACATAGACGCTACCAACAAACtccataaattttacttttctgaA GACAATGTTAAAGCTGCCTTTGATCTGAACAATATCTACAACGAGTGTAAAAATAATCCACTTAAATCTccaaagaaaagcaaaaaggaCAGCTCTGAGGAGCACATCAAGTCTGAGTAA
- the LOC135945323 gene encoding UDP-N-acetylhexosamine pyrophosphorylase-like protein 1, with translation MPQDYATLKARLDAHGQGHLLHFWDRLTDSERNSLIADISEIDVQQNLDFFRQAMEAESQGDNKSLESRMEPVPEDICGFASESSPEELEQLENSGLELIADGKVATLLLAGGQGTRLGVVYPKGMYDIGLPSHKSLYQLQAERILRLQNLAEELTGKKSSLPWYIMTSEHTREPTIQFLSDRNYFGLDPKQVFVFEQAMMVCFAPDGKILLETPSRIARAPDGNGGLFRALRDNGVLDDMEKRGLVYVHVYGVDNVLVRPADPIFVGYCNKKGAECGAKVVNKTQPKEAVGVICLVDGHYNVVEYSELTTEKAEKRNPDGRLTYCLGSICNHIFSVPFLQRICATKNDGLKFHIARKCIPVANPETGESKAPNKPNGIKIEKFVFDAFPLAKTFACWEVPREDEFSPLKNRPGEKSDTPKTARQALLSFHRRLVMANGGSFVDETGLSVDSDNLVVEISPLVSYRGEGLGSLVAGQRLQTPLLLNSSIDHAKKLADNDLFFPSKETVH, from the exons ATGCCACAAGACTACGCAACGCTGAAGGCCAGACTGGACGCACACGGTCAGGGCCACCTCCTTCACTTTTGGGACAGACTGACCGACTCGGAGAGGAACAGCCTGATTGCTGACATCTCCGAGATCGACGTGCAGCAAAACCTCGACTTCTTTAGGCAGGCCATGGAGGCTGAGTCGCAGGGCGACAACAAATCCCTGGAGTCCAGGATGGAGCCTGTGCCCGAGGACATCTGTGGCTTCGCGTCCGAATCCAGTCCCGAAGAATTGGAGCAGCTTGAGAACAGTGGACTGGAACTTATCGCCGATGGAAAAGTCGCCACCTTGCTGCTGGCAGGAGGACAGGGGACTCGCCTTGGGGTAGTTTACCCCAAAGGCATGTATGATATCGGTCTTCCCTCCCACAAATCGCTCTATCAACTGCAGGCTGAAAGGATTCTGCGCCTCCAAAACCTCGCGGAGGAGCTCACCGGCAAAAAGTCTTCTCTTCCTTG gtaCATTATGACCAGTGAGCACACAAGAGAGCCCACGATTCAGTTCCTCTCTGACAGGAATTATTTCGGACTTGACCCGAAGCAGGTGTTTGTGTTTGAACAAGCAATGATGGTGTGCTTTGCACCTGACGGAAAAATTTTACTGGAGACGCCCAGCAGGATCGCCAGAGCGCCGGACGGTAACGGAGGCCTCTTCAGGGCGCTCAGAGACAATGGAGTATTGGACGACATGGAGAAACGCGGCCTTGTT TATGTTCATGTTTATGGAGTGGATAATGTCCTTGTGCGACCTGCAGACCCAATTTTTGTTGGTTATTGCAACAAAAAAGGAGCGGAATGTGGAGCAAAGGTCGTTAATAAAACACAGCCCAAGGAGGCTGTTGGCGTTATTTGCCTG GTTGATGGTCATTACAATGTTGTTGAGTACAGTGAGCTGACAACGGAAAAGGCCGAAAAGCGAAATCCTGACGGCCGGCTAACCTACTGCCTGGGGAGCATCTGTAACCacattttttctgttcctTTCCTGCAAAGAATATGCGCAACCAAAAACGATGGACTGAAATTCCACATTGCACGCAAGTGCATTCCAGTGGCAAACCCTGAAACCGGAGAGTCAAAGGCTCCTAACAAGCCAAATGGAATtaag attgaaaaatttgtgtttgacGCTTTTCCTCTGGCCAAAACATTTGCTTGCTGGGAAGTGCCTCGAGAAGATGAATTCAGTCCATTGAAAAACAGGCCTGGTGAAAAAAGCGACACTCCAAAGACCGCTCGGCAAGCTCTTCTTTCATTCCATCGGCGATTAGTCATGGCGAACGGCGGCAGCTTTGTTGACGAAACAGGCCTTTCTGTTGATTCCGAtaatttggttgttgaaaTATCTCCACTCGTTTCCTACAGGGGAGAGGGGCTAGGATCCCTTGTTGCAGGACAAAGACTGCAAACTCCGCTGCTCCTAAATTCCAGCATTGACCATGCTAAAAAGCTCGCTGACAATGATCTCTTCTTTCCCTCTAAAGAAACAGTGCATTGA
- the LOC135945328 gene encoding zinc finger and BTB domain-containing protein 14-like isoform X1, whose protein sequence is MDECTFKSFHDSSTVLCEGIKTRIVDEIGHLLHDEKFVDVTILCDRHVFRAHKVILCLASPLLRELLENNPSPDPVISFSDGVEWTHITWILQYVYSGQVSVPEKHFKEFLKTARLLHISSLYNLKMKLQGPELNSPSVKRPSTPEKEPPVPPAKKLRINKKVPKRKGNLVPRNIGEEIPIIISTKSLERESCLLTSDLTPSQQIIINAEPVSPEILKEGVYSDPNQEVITIQTGHVDDMPVEEIVEVMTSSGSDNANVLEASDSFTPEVIVSESPENQFKYLYAPSKAHLNPTHSLAPKKCNTCGKVYSNLSNLRQHVNLVHTKHSGVRCSLCPRGFKLELYLRRHLLTVHNIKPVKKESTTKESRRLMSLKASPLQLCVEDEYEPDQKLISEDDSAVENIDQHGPLS, encoded by the exons ATGGATGAATGcacttttaaaagttttcacGATTCCTCAACCGTTCTATGTGAAGGCATAAAG ACCCGCATTGTTGACGAAATTGGTCATCTGTTGCACGATGAAAAATTTGTCGATGTGACCATTCTCTGTGACCGTCATGTCTTCAGAGCTCACAAAGTGATCCTGTGCTTGGCAAGTCCACTCTTGCGTGAACTCTTGGAG AACAACCCAAGTCCGGATCCAGTGATATCATTTTCAGATGGTGTGGAGTGGACACACATAACCTGGATTCTGCAGTATGTCTACTCGGGTCAAGTGTCTGTACcagaaaaacatttcaaagaGTTCTTGAAGACGGCTAGACTTCTACACATCTCCTCTCTATATAACTTGAag ATGAAATTGCAGGGACCTGAATTGAACTCACCGTCTGTGAAAAGGCCATCCACACCAGAGAAAGAGCCACCAGTTCCCCCTGCTAAAAAGCTTCGGATCAACAAAAAGGTGCCCAAGAGAAAGGGCAATCTAGTGCCTCGCAACATAGGCGAAGAAATTCCCATAATTATCAGCACAAAATCCCTCGAAAGAGAGTCATGTTTGCTGACTTCAGATTTGACACCCAGCCAACAGATCATCATCAATGCAGAGCCTGTTTCGCCAGAAATTTTGAAGGAGGGAGTGTATAGTGATCCCAATCAGGAAGTGATCACAATTCAAACAGGTCACGTTGATGATATGCCTGTAGAAGAAATCGTAGAGGTCATG ACATCATCTGGTTCTGACAATGCGAACGTCCTTGAAGCTTCTGATTCCTTTACCCCAGAAGTCATTGTCAGCGAATCACCAGAGAACCAGTTCAAATACCTGTATGCTCCTTCTAAAG CACATCTGAATCCTACCCATTCGCTAGCTCCTAAGAAGTGTAACACCTGCGGCAAAGTTTACTCAAACCTGTCCAATTTGAGGCAACACGTAAACTTAGTACACACAAAGCATTCTGGAGTGAGGTGTAGCTTGTGCCCGAGAGGGTTTAAGCTGGAATTGTACCTGCGGCGACACCTATTAACAGTGCACAACATCAAGCCAGTGAAGAAGGAATCAACGAC GAAAGAGTCCCGCAGATTGATGAGTTTGAAAGCATCTCCATTGCAACTGTGCGTTGAAGATGAATATGAACCGgatcaaaaatt GATATCTGAAGATGACTCGGCAGTGGAAAATATTGATCAACACGGCCCTCTGAGTTAA
- the LOC135945328 gene encoding zinc finger and BTB domain-containing protein 14-like isoform X2, which yields MDECTFKSFHDSSTVLCEGIKTRIVDEIGHLLHDEKFVDVTILCDRHVFRAHKVILCLASPLLRELLENNPSPDPVISFSDGVEWTHITWILQYVYSGQVSVPEKHFKEFLKTARLLHISSLYNLKGPELNSPSVKRPSTPEKEPPVPPAKKLRINKKVPKRKGNLVPRNIGEEIPIIISTKSLERESCLLTSDLTPSQQIIINAEPVSPEILKEGVYSDPNQEVITIQTGHVDDMPVEEIVEVMTSSGSDNANVLEASDSFTPEVIVSESPENQFKYLYAPSKAHLNPTHSLAPKKCNTCGKVYSNLSNLRQHVNLVHTKHSGVRCSLCPRGFKLELYLRRHLLTVHNIKPVKKESTTKESRRLMSLKASPLQLCVEDEYEPDQKLISEDDSAVENIDQHGPLS from the exons ATGGATGAATGcacttttaaaagttttcacGATTCCTCAACCGTTCTATGTGAAGGCATAAAG ACCCGCATTGTTGACGAAATTGGTCATCTGTTGCACGATGAAAAATTTGTCGATGTGACCATTCTCTGTGACCGTCATGTCTTCAGAGCTCACAAAGTGATCCTGTGCTTGGCAAGTCCACTCTTGCGTGAACTCTTGGAG AACAACCCAAGTCCGGATCCAGTGATATCATTTTCAGATGGTGTGGAGTGGACACACATAACCTGGATTCTGCAGTATGTCTACTCGGGTCAAGTGTCTGTACcagaaaaacatttcaaagaGTTCTTGAAGACGGCTAGACTTCTACACATCTCCTCTCTATATAACTTGAag GGACCTGAATTGAACTCACCGTCTGTGAAAAGGCCATCCACACCAGAGAAAGAGCCACCAGTTCCCCCTGCTAAAAAGCTTCGGATCAACAAAAAGGTGCCCAAGAGAAAGGGCAATCTAGTGCCTCGCAACATAGGCGAAGAAATTCCCATAATTATCAGCACAAAATCCCTCGAAAGAGAGTCATGTTTGCTGACTTCAGATTTGACACCCAGCCAACAGATCATCATCAATGCAGAGCCTGTTTCGCCAGAAATTTTGAAGGAGGGAGTGTATAGTGATCCCAATCAGGAAGTGATCACAATTCAAACAGGTCACGTTGATGATATGCCTGTAGAAGAAATCGTAGAGGTCATG ACATCATCTGGTTCTGACAATGCGAACGTCCTTGAAGCTTCTGATTCCTTTACCCCAGAAGTCATTGTCAGCGAATCACCAGAGAACCAGTTCAAATACCTGTATGCTCCTTCTAAAG CACATCTGAATCCTACCCATTCGCTAGCTCCTAAGAAGTGTAACACCTGCGGCAAAGTTTACTCAAACCTGTCCAATTTGAGGCAACACGTAAACTTAGTACACACAAAGCATTCTGGAGTGAGGTGTAGCTTGTGCCCGAGAGGGTTTAAGCTGGAATTGTACCTGCGGCGACACCTATTAACAGTGCACAACATCAAGCCAGTGAAGAAGGAATCAACGAC GAAAGAGTCCCGCAGATTGATGAGTTTGAAAGCATCTCCATTGCAACTGTGCGTTGAAGATGAATATGAACCGgatcaaaaatt GATATCTGAAGATGACTCGGCAGTGGAAAATATTGATCAACACGGCCCTCTGAGTTAA